ATGCAGGATATAGATTTGCTTTCCCATGTCCTTGAGCCTTTAAGGCAGGGGTTTGACCTGTCAGTAGGTTCCTGGCCCTGCCGTGTTTCCTGTGAACAGGAAGCTGTGATGCTTCTTAACGGGAAAAGCACCTTTAAAGAAAAAATAGGCTTTCTTGCCGTAACCTCAAGGTCACTTCAGAATATAAGTTCAGGCAAAGAGCACATGTCTTTAAAGTCCCTGCTTTCTGCGGCAAAGACTGAAAAACTTAAGGTTAACTATCTGAGCTTTGATGTCGATCCAGCATTTCGGAAGCTTGAGAGTACCCGCATAGGAGTTGTTGTTCCTGCATACAACGAAGAACTGCTTATCGGTGAGACTCTCAGCGGAATTCCAGAGTATGTGGACCGTATATATGTGATTGATGATGGAAGCACTGACCGGACAGGAGAAATAGTCAAAAAGTTCGGAGACTCGAGAATAGTTTATCTGCGTCACGAGGTAAATAGGGGCGTCGGGGCAGGGATAATTAGCGGGTATAAACTCGCTCTGAAAGATGAAATGGATATTGTAGCAGTTATGGCTGGGGATAACCAGATGGATCCTGCCCATCTTCCGAGATTGATCTTTCCGATTATCGAAGGACTTGCCGACTATACAAAGGGCAACAGGCTTCTTTCAGACAATTTTATGACCGGGATGAGCAGGTTGAGGTCTTTTGGAAACCTTCTTCTGAGCTTCCTGACCAAAATAGGAAGTGGATACTGGCACATAATGGACCCACAAAATGGGTACACAGCCATTTCCAGGCAGGCTCTTGAAGTTATCGATCTGGATGCAGTCTATCCTTATTACGGGTACTGTAACGACCTGCTGATCAAGCTTAATGCCTTTGGAATGAGGGTAATGGATGTGGTCATTCCTGCCCGTTATGGAAGAGAGAAGTCATCTATAAAATATAGCAAATATGTCCGTAAGGTCTCACCCATGCTTTTCAGGGGTTTCCTCTGGAGGCTCAGGGTCAAATACACTGTCCTGGATTTCCATCCCCTTGTGCTATTTTACTTCCTCGGGATGCTCGCATTACCTCTGAGTGTCCTCCTGGCTTTCTGGGGAATTTTCCAGCTATTGCTTCAAAACACTCTTCCGTCATATTACCCACTGCTTGGCTTCCTCGTACTGGGTACAGGGCTCCAGATGCTCCTTTTCGGAATGCTCTTTGACATGCAGGTAGAGAAGAAAAGAAATGAAAGAGTAGGACTTGCTCGTTAAGGTCTGGAATTTATCTCCCAGATCTTTTTCTATTTATTTTAATCATCATTAAGAGCCTGAATATCTATTGATTTTTCTACATATCTTTGTCCGCTTGTTAATATCTGGAGTAAAAAACCATTTGGATCAGGTATCTGTTTTGGATATATAACCTGCATTCGGGGACTCAATCTGATATGACTTTATTTTCAGATATGATGCATTTCTAAATGCTTCCTGTCTCATATCCATATCTTATAATTTTCGCCACATTTCCCTGTTATATTATTCATTTTTATATTCTATTGAAAGTCTTGGCATCTGATTTTTGTTTTGCCATTCCGAACTGTAGAATGCAATATAGTCACTGTCTTCCGCTCTGGATTTTATAAGAAAACCGGTATTTTCATATTTCCCGCTAATGTATTCCCTTACAAGCTCTGTTACGTCCAGCTCATAATACCTGTTATCAGGAAGACTACTGCTCTTAAAAGTTATTGTGGAATAAGGAGTGCTGCCCTGAGATACTCCATTTTTATCGTACCAGTCCCCTCCTGGATTTTTCCATGGAGTGTTTATTTCTCTCGCGCCCCATGAAATATGTTCTTCACACCATTTTTCAGGCCTGTATACTTCGAGAATAGTATCTTCCTTTCGGGATTCTTCGGGGTAATACCAGAATAGAGAAAGAGTTGCTTTTTCAATTTTATTTGTTTTATTCAGTTGTCCCAGCTCAAAAAGTATAACTCCTCTGTACTTCCCGCCATCCGGGCTTTCTCCAACGTCGATATATTCAGTGTCCCTCAACGTCGAGTCAGGATTTTCTTCCTTCAGTCTATTGTCTGAGATTACCAGGGGTAAGACAATTTCAAGTTCCTCATTGTCAGATTCTCCCGAAATAAAACTTAAAAAAATCTTTTTTATAGATCTTATAATCTCTGAAATCGTTCTTTTTATCTCATATATAAGACCTTTTTTCTGTCCTATATCAATGCCGTCATCTATTTCATACGATATATTCTGTGGGCCGGACTTTATCGCCTCCGCACAGGGCAAATCCTGTATCTCTGAAGGGTCGTCTTTATTCAGCTGCTCTATCAGTTCGGGGGTGGCTTCTCTGTCCGATGTAGATTCAGCATGCATATAGTTCCCACCGGCATTGTTCAGGAGACAGTTATTTTGTAGGATAAATGAATGACTGTCTTCTAACTGATTATAAAATGCATAACCTTCTCCGGCTGTAGGACTTGACCGGGTATTAATTATTATATTATTTCTAGCAGTGGTCGTATAATCTGATCCCGGAGATGAAAACTCTTCATCTACCTGTTTATGGGCAATTGCCGCTCCGTAGCACCCATCGAATACATTGTCTTCTATAAGGGTATTATAAAATCCGTTGAGGACCACGCCCCCTGCCCAGGCAGCGCCAGGATTAATTCCGGTTTTGTAAAATCTGTTATTGTGTATGTATACATCTTTTGCGGAATCTTTTGAATATGCAGGCCCGTAACCAGTAATCCAGATCCCTGCTGCATTTGTCTCGTACAGCAGGTTATTATAAATCTCAATATCATCCATTACCGTTGAAGAACCCGTTTTCTGGATCTCAATTCCGGCTCCCCCTTCTCCCTCGGAATTAATGATATTATTATAGAATTTCACATGATTTCCATTATATACCCTGAGCCCGCTATTTGTTCTGCATGTTATTTTATTGTTCCATGCCCCTATGTCTGAACTGTAGATGATATAAAGAGCATCATGCCCGACTTTATATACTGTGTTATTATAAAACTGGATATCAGAGCCTTTTACAACTTTCAACCCATCTCCATGGCTGTCGTGCATGTACATATCATAAACTCTGATATTTTTGCAGTTCAGGAAGTGAACCAGGTTATGATATCCTTTTCCCCTGCTTTTTTCTCTATTCCCATCATGGTTCCCGTCAATTTCAAAACCTTTTACAGTAATATTCTGGCTTTCCGAGCTGTCTCTCTGGGTGATAAGGGGCTTCTCCAATGGCCAGTCTGCTTTATCCTTAAGTTTTATCACGGCTGTAGGGTCCCCTTCCAGGATAGTATTGCTCCCCACAAAAATGCTGTCTGAGATCAAGTATGTGTTTGGACCTTTCAAATGAACTGTTGTAAACTCAGGGTTTTCTGCTACATATGCGAGGGCTTCATTAATCTCTATATGGTCATCGGTGCCATCACAGTTGAAATCCCCACTCCCGTCAGTACTTACGTAAACCGTCATTTCGGTTTGGGAAGTTGAAAGGGTAATAGTTACACCTGCGACCAGAATAATAAGAATTAAAATCAGGATTCCTTTATTCTTTTTTTCTCCCTGTCTATGTATCCAGTTATTTTCGTTCATCTGTATCCCCAATACACTTAACTATAACTCTCTAAGCTTAAAAAAAGTTATCTGTGGAAATCTAAAATAAATTTAAAAGAAATAATGGAACCCTTTATATTCTCTAAGGCTTAAGGAGCTTGATTTCTGAATATATTGTCTATCTCCTCTGCAACACTATTAATACATACCTCCCAATAATTTGTAAATATTTAATGTGTTGTCCGAATCATGGGTTGTAAAAGTTGAAAATAAGTTAATTGCTTTTAAAAGTAGTCAGATAGATTTAATCCTAATATAAAAACAAATCCCTGAAAATTTAAGCCAGAATATTTATTTCAGGGATGGAATTAAATTTTAACTCAAAAGATACCTGAAAATAAATTATATCTGGATTTTAAAGCAGAATAAAAGGAATATCCTCAGGAGTGTCCTTAGTATCCTCCATTCTGGTGAAAGTATCTCATTCCACCATGCAACATATCCGGGCATCACCCCTGACTTTGATGCTTCTTCGGTGTTTCCATATCTCCCTATATTGATCCTGCCCCCATTGTCATCAGGCTCATTGGAGCAATCAGAGGACGGATATCCAGCGTCAATGCAGGGTGATGTCTGGAAATCTTTTACCCATGTTTTTCCATTCCATCTGCCGCCTATTGATCTTAGATGGTAATCATTTTCCTTCTGATTTGCAAATCGGGGGTTCTCATATATATCACCTGTCGAATTTGCATTTTTATAGTTTCCTGCCGTATTATTGTAAAAGCAGTTATTTTCCAGTATAAAGCTGTGGGTTTCAGGCAGATAATTAATTACACCATACCCTGTACCTTCCGGGTCGTTCTTACGTTCAAGTGTGTCCACTATGATATTATTGCGCACAATGGTTGTATATCCAGTATCTTTTGGTGAGAGATCCGTAGAATATCCCGTAGGGTGCATCAGGGCAATGGCAGTATGATATGTCCCGTCAAACACGTTATTCTCTATCAGGGTATTGTAAAACCCGCTGGTTACAATACCTCCTACCCAGTCAATGTTCGGGTTCGTGCCTGTACTATAAAATATATTATGGTGAATTTGGACATTCTGAGCTTCTTCTGTTGAATATGAATTGTCGTAACCTACCAGCCAGATTCCGGGCCCATAAGTGTTGTAGATAGTATTATTATAGACTTCTATATCGTCCATAACGGCTGAAGATTTTTGAATTTGAATCCCGGGTCCTCCTGCACTCCAGTGATAGAAGGAATCAATAACATTATCATGGAATTTTACATGATTTGAATCCCATACTCTAAGCCCGCTGTTGGTCCTGCAGGTTATTGTATTATTCCAGGCTTTCAGATATTGAGACTGGATCCCATAGAGACCTTCATGCCCGAGCTTATATACCTTATTATTGTAGAACTGGATATTGGAACTATTTTCAACTTTCAATCCATCTCCATGACCGTCGTGCATATACATGTCATGAACCTGAATATTTGTTGTGTTATTGAGATAGATCAGGTTATAATATCCTTCACCTTTATTTTTTTCCTCATTCCCATCATGATTCCCGTCAATTTCGAAACCTCTTATGGTAATATTCTGTTCCGAAAAATCTCTCTGGGTAATGAGAGGCTTCAAGGACGGCCAATCTGCTCTGTCTTTGAGTTTTATTACAGCTGTAGAATCCCCCTGAAAGGTTACATTGCTTCCTATCAAAATGCTGTCCGAGATAACGTATGTGTTTGGACCTTTCAAGTGGACTGTTGTAAACTCAGGGTTTTCTGCTACGTATGCGAGGGCTTCATTGATCTCTATCTGGTCGTCAGTTCCGTTACAGTTATAGTCACCTCTCCCATCTCCAGCCACGTAAACAGTTTCTTCCGGTAGCGTTATGGAAAGGGCTGTTGTAGTCGTCACAACCAGAAGTATAAAGACTGTAATGCAAACTCCCATTTTTTTCCTGTTTTTCCATATATTTGCCAGATCTTTCCCACTCATTTTTCATCCCTGTGTCCTGAGATATAACCCTCCAATCTCGAAAAAAGTTTATTAATGCAAGAACAGAACTGTTATGGAGGTCTTCAAGAAGCGTGAAGTTGTCAATGATCTCAGAGGCTTAATCTTTATAACAATCCAAAGTGATTAATTCCACATTTCTGTTTTTTTCTTAAATATATGCAGGCTATTAAATAATGATAATAATCATTGATTGCCGCAGTATACAAATAGCTTGTGTGAGTAAAATTGTTCTGTTTGTTCCGGAACAATATAGTGTGGACAGCCGCACGGTTCCGAATCTTTTTGTCGACAGAATTCTATCTGGAAATAATTTTATTTATGGCTGCAGGTTCAGGATTGAAACAGTAATATACGGGCACTTTTGAAAATATTCACTGTTAAACTATTTCTCCATTCTAAAATAAGCTAATATACTCAAAATGGTCCTGTATTTGTTCTGGAGTTTTCTATAAAAAGCAGAGAGGAGAAACTGAAATATCCGGTAAGGAGATTTTTATAATCTCACAAACACCGGATTTTTCAAGTTGTCTCTTTCAATTAAGGGTGCCAGATTATATTTTTTCTTCTATGGCCAGCATTGGGCGCTGGTTTTCATCATCAATTTCACTGCTGTAGAATGCTACATAGTCTGCATTCTCAGCACGAGTTTTTATAAGGAACCCTGTGTTTTCGTATTCGCCGCTGACATACTCTTTTACGAGGTCTGTTACGTTCAGCTCGTAGTACCTGTTATCCGGTATATCACTGCCCTTAATAGTTATTGTGGCATATGGCGCATCTCCCTGAGAGACGTTATTCATGTCAAACCAGTCTCCTCCGGGCTGTGTCCAGAGCACCCCATTGTCCCTGGTGTTCCAGGTTACATTTTCAGGGTTCCAGGCTGCAGCTGGTCTGTATACTTCTACGATTGTGTCCTCTGGCCTTTCAATTCCATCGGGATAGTACCAGTAGAGAGACAGAGTGGCGTTGCTAATATTTTCTGCATCGTTGTATTCGCTAAGATTAAATAAAAGCAGGTCTCTGTACTTTCCTATTCCAGGTCTGCCTCCGATGTCGAGATATTCTTTGTCCTGATAAACCGTATCAGGTGTGGATTCCTTGAGGCGATTGTCTATAATGTCTGATGAATTCTCTTCTGTCAATGATGTCTTATCAGTTTCAACCACCTGTTCAGGATCAGCCTCTGTTACAGGAGGCTCATTAACTCCTGTCTGGGTGCCTGTCTCAGATATATTCTCTTCTGTCAGTGATTCGTTATCAGTTCCAGTAACCTGTTCTGGAGCAGCTTTCGTTATTGCAGTTTCATTCTCTGCTGTCTGGTTATTAGCTGTTGCAACTTCAGTTTCTTTTGTTTCCGTAGCAAGTTCGGTTTCTTCTGTCTCTGTTACAGCAGTTTCATTAGCAGTCGTCTTGGAATCTTCCTCGGATGTCGGGCTTACAGTTTCTGTACTCTGTGAGCTCGATGCACTTCCAAGAGATCCATAGCCGTATCCTTTGGCTACCCAGTTCTCAACGCTGCGGTCAGATGGTCCTAATATGTTTGAACCTGAGCCCACCTGGATGTAAGGTGACACGTTCCACATTACATTATCACGAACGCTAATCGACCCGCTTGCGTGCCAGTTACCAATGCCTGCGCTGCTGCTTGATCCTTTGTAATCATGCATAATGTTGTGATGGACATCCACATTTGTCAGTTTGTTTTCCAGCTCAACACAGCACCATCCGGACCCGGCGCTACCTGTGAAGGTGTTGTGATCTACCTCTATATTTGCACAGTTGTCTACCCTGACACCTGTGTTGGTCTGAACCTCAACATAACAGTTGTACATTCTGGAATCTTTAGTGCCGGATAAAAATGACACTCCATCGTGTCCTGAAGACTGCATCCTGCAGTTATATACTTCTATTCCAGAACTCTTACTGATTCTGACACCGTCACCATATAGATAACGAGTCAGTAAGATATCATGTACCTTAGCATTGGTTACAGACGTCAATTTTATGCAGTTCCGGTAGTCTCCGTGCCCTCCATCTTTAGGTCCTGTTGCTGTACTCTGGAACTGAAGATGAGATACTTCTACGTTAGAAACACCTGATCCGTATATGTAGGCAGGTGATCCATCTGAGTTACAGACTGAGCCGGTAGCAAAGATTATTGTATTGTCGCCCGCACCTTTCAGTACTACATTGGATTTCAAAATTATAGGTGCACTTATCTTATAAGTGCCAGCACCGAGAATAACCACTCCCGGGTTGCTTGATGTTGCTCCTGCTGCTACGGAGTTTATTGCGTTATTAATTGCAGTCTGGGCATCTGAGCCAGATGCAGGATTTACAGTTACTGTATTCTGTGCGCCTAACGCAGCGGGTACGGCTGTTAAAATAAGGCACGTTATTAGGAATAGGGTTCCTATCTGTCTTTTTAGCATCGTATCACCTTTGGGTTGGGATTGGAATTTGAGTGGATTCAAAAAGTTTTATTGGGTTTCAGTATATTTCCCCAAAGCACATACGAACGTTAGACGAGAACATGCTGTCAGGAATAGGGTTTCCTTCTTAATTTCAGGCATCGTATCACCTTTGGGCCGGATTCGAATTTGGGTAAACTCAAAAAACTATAGAATCGTTTTGTATTTCTCCAGCAGTTGATACGGTTGTTAAAATAAGAAATGCCGTCAGGATTAGGGTATCTAAATTCTTTTTTAGCATCGTATCGCCTCTGGATTGGATTTAAAATTTGAGTAAACTCAAAAATCCAGGATTATCGCATACTTTTCCCAGATATTTCTCAAAATTCCATATTACGTACTCGTAACGTTTTTCCGAACTATCTAATTAGACCTATTCTGTTTTTAACATCTAATTATGTCGGGTCTATACGGTAATTCAAAAATTCTAATTACGTTTGCGTAATATTTTTGAATCTATCCAATTGGTCCTCTGCGATTTATGTGGGGCGGACACGTTGCACACAGAGTTTCACTCTCCAATCACATTATAGGGATCAGTCACTGGAGGTGGTCGGGCACTGAAGTTCTGGCTTTTCATTTTTTTAAAAGCCTTGATTTCAGGATATCTTCTTAAAGTCAATATTTCCTGTTCTTTTTTACCTTCACTTTTAGCCCGGTCAACCCATCTACGAAATTTTTGTTTACTTATATAGTTCTGAGTTGACTTTGATGGTTATGCGATCCTATTATAAAATATTTTTGTTATTTTTTTTAAATTTTTTATATAGTATTGGAGACATTTTATTAACCCTGTACGCCTCATCATACGGAAAAAAGAGTTTTTTAGAGAGAAAGTTGCAAAAATACCCCGATTTTACCCGGCAGATTCTAAAAGCAGAACAGTTTATATATTATTTATCTGAGGCTTGCTTAATTTCAGGAGTGTTGTGAGCTCTATTCCGGTTTGCAAAAGTAATATTTGAACAGAAATTATTCATTATTTCTTCTTTGTTATTTTTTCTTTGTTATTTTTTCTTTGTTATTTCTTCTTTTATACTGTACTTCTCTCTATTTCCTAGCTCCAATATTAGTTCTAATATTCTTGCGGATACGAAGGTGCGGATTCATAAATAATATTTAAAGTCCCCCTTCTTTTTTCCTGCATCTGTCTTATATTTATGGCAAACTTTCCATTTTTCTCTTTAATGGTTGCTTCTCCTATCTACTTACAGTATTATTCTATATGCTGTATAAATATGAAGTCTATGTTGGTAAAACAGCTTCAATAGCCAGATAATTTATTTTTTATGTATAATATTCTCATTAAAAAAGTGGGTATTTTTCCTGAAGTATCCTTAAAAATGTGAGCCCATAAATAAAATCAGGATTAATACAGTTAAAAAGTGGGTATTTTTCCTGAAGTATCCTTAAAAATGTGAGCCCATAAATAAAATCAGGATTAATACAGTTATATATTTTCTCTTCACTCAAACATAAATTACTTTATTTATTCCTGGATATACTCTCAAAGCCTTCTATGTTTTATAAAATATATACCTCGATAAGTTAAGCACAATTTCCGTTTAAATATCACTTATGGATTTTTAAAATTTAAGGGGCCCTGTAGATAGGCTAATAAATTTAAACTTAATTGCTTTATGTCTTAAAATAAGAAGAATATGTCTATTTATTGAAGTTATCTAATATTTATAGTTATCTCCTCTTTTAAATTTATTTTTTCTGTTTTCATTGTTACGGTCTACTTTATTTAATCTAGTCTCACTTTGTCTTCATATTTGCTCTGATATTTCAAAAAATCTTTTATACTCTCTATGTGTTCCTTTAAGTGGGGAGGCTTTCTAAGCCAGTGGGGAAATGCATAGTTGCCTATTCCCATTCTTATTAAAACTTCCATTTTTGTTTCACGATATATGCATTATAGCTCGTATTGAGGGATTTCATGAAAGGTAGTCTTTCAGTTACGGTTGATCTTGAAGATTGGTATCATATTCCTTCCGTCTGCAGCTCACCTTTTTCGGTTTACAGGAATGTAGACGAATTCTTTAGGAGCTGGCACGGCAGGTATGATTACTTGAGTGAGCCTACAAAAAGGGTACTGGACATTCTTGACGAATTCAATGTAAATGCTACTTTTTTTGTTGTTGCAGACACTATAGAACATTATCCGGGATTGGTAGAGTCAATTGCAGATAGAGGGCACGAGCTTGCCTGTCACGGGCTTAGCCATGCTTGCAAGATTGATCCTGAGACAAAAAAACAATTAATGAGTGTGGAGGAGTTTGAACAAAGGACTCTGACTGCAAAGAAAATGCTTGAAAAAATCAGTGGAGAAAAGCTAATAGGTTATAGGGCACCAAATGCCCTTGTAAGCGGTTGGATGATTGATTCCCTTGAAAAGATGGGTTTTAAATATGACTCTTCTGTTTCGGTAAATTCTTTTTACAATAAAACTGATTCAGCTCTGAGAACAGTTTCATCTTACCCTTATTACCCTGAGGAAACGGAACTTGAAGCAGGGATTGACAGAAACTTTCTCGAGTTCCCATGGGCTTACTGTCAGCATGGATTGAAGTTTCCGGCATCAGGCGGCCCGATGCTTCGGTTCCTGGGCTCATCTTTTATACTGGACGGGCTTATGCAGAGCCTTAAAAGAGGGCATACCATATTCTATTTCCATCCACTGGATATTTCCTGTGCCAGATTCCCATCTCTTGGAAATAAAAGGCCCTTTTACTGGTGTATAAAAGGGAGGCTTGTTGAACAGAGAATCCGGCATATCCTGAGTAAATTGGATGATGTTGAAAAGATATCTCTTAGAGATTATCCGGGAGTATCATGTGTTTAAATGATTTCTGATGCTTTTGATGTAAAATTCAGGTTTATGAAATCCCTGGACACAGGATATCTCTGACTCCAGAAATATCCGGGTTTCTGGATATAGCTGAGTTTTCAGCATAATAAAAATTGATCGCAGGATGATTGCAGGATGAACCCTGGAGCTGGAGTTCATTATAAAACAGGACTTAAGCTCCTTAAAATTCAATTTTAGATCAATTTCTTTCTGTATAAACTCTATTTCTTTTTTCAGGCTTCAATTTTTTCATTTCTACATTCTGTGGAAAAGGAACTTGAAATCCTTTTTTTTTGAGTAATCTATTATTTGTATATCAATATCTTTTAAAAGTTCTGAAAATTACTTAAGTGTCTTTTATCTCTCTATAAGACCTCTAAAGCCTTTAATTCTCAAGTATTTTTATTTATGCGAACATTAATTAACTTGAGAATACTGTATCAAACTACACACCGGGCACAACAATTAATTATTTATTAAGCAATTGCATACACGGAAAAGAAAAAGGAGAAGAATGTTAAGGAAACTCTTAGATAGAAGGAAATTTGAGAACTGAAGTTCCCTTAGATCAAACTGTCTGTGAAATAGCCTCCACGGGAGTTACACAGGCGCTGGCTTTAAATTTAAGTATGGGAACTGGACTCTGTAACTTTCCGGAAGGATGGGGGACACATTGTCTAAACTCAACAACAAAATATTGAACCTGCTAACCTCGATTTCTCTGTTATTACTTGTTTACAGTCTCTTCATTCTCAGAGAAATCCAGCCTGAAGGATATATTGTCAATATCTATGAACAGCTTCCCTTCCGTTTTTATATGATTTTGCTTTTCTGTTACTTCTCCGGATGCTTTGTGCTTCTTGCGTACAGAAAGATCAGTGCGGTTTTCACACTGATGCTTGTTCATATTACCGTAATGATAATCCCTTACATGCTCGGTTACGCTTCAGTAGGCAGAGGAGACGAATTTTTATATCCGGGACTGGCAATAAGCACTGGAATTTCAGGAGCTTCGTGCCCGTCAACCTATTCAGATCTTTCCCCTACAGGGCCTCTCCTGGTCTCAACTCTGGGCCTTATTTCAGGCATGAGGGCACAGGTATTATCTCACTTTTTACCGGTAGTCTTTTCTATCGCATTTATTACCGGTATGTTTCTGTTCTATCGTGGTTTTATGAGCCGGGAAAAACTGGTTTCAGTAACCTTTATTTCTTCGATTATCCCATATTTCGGGCATTTTCAGGTATCAACGGTTTCATATTACCTTATTTTTTGCCTGGTTCCTCTCTATCTCCTTTTACTCTGGAATGCGATATCCCATAAAAACAGGTTGGCAATGGTTGTCTGTTTACTCTTTATGATACCTTTGCTTCCGCTAGCTCATCCCTTTATTTTTACTTATCTGCTGTGTTTCGCTTTGCTGCTCACTTTTGCAGGTAAAGCCATGCAGTCAGGTCTCCTCAAAAAAATTATTAGCTTTAAAAATCTTGCTCGAGACCCTCTCTCCAGCTCTTCAGGAAAAATAGTTCCTCTATTTCTATTCCTGTCGTTTACTTCAGGCAGTCTCCTTATCTATGCAAGGTACGCATCAGGGGTTTTTGATGTTTTCCTTCCGGATATTGTCTGGCGTTTTGAGACCCTTGTAGCTGCAGGTTTTGCTACAATTCCAAGCATGGAACCCGGGGTCTTTAAGTTTATACACCTTTTCAATCTTTACTATGGGAAGTATTACATCCCCTTAATTTTTGTTATTATTAATACAATAATCGTATGGCAGAACCGTAAACGTTTTTGTCAGCACTTTGTCCGCAGGTATCCTCGCTTTTTACTCCTGTATATAGCCTCTTTCTTCCTGGAACTCTGCTTTCTCCTGAATCCCTTCATACCCTATCCTCCTGATAGGTTTGCAAACCTGAGTTTCATTATATTTGCCCAGATTCCTTTGCTTGGGTACTCTGTATATATCGTCCTTCTCAGGAAGGGATATCCAATAGGCCTTGGAGCTGCAATTCTTGTACTGGGATTCGTATGGACTTTAGGGTTTTTCAGCTGTTTCAGTTCCCCATATGCCGGTGGATTCTCGGAGGTCATCCCGCAGAATGAGGTGGAAGGAGTGCAGTGGCTGGTAGAAACAAAATCAGAATATCCGTATTTTGTATCTTTCAGCGAAAAAGAAAATTATGCATTTTCAGAAAAATCTTCTGACAACATAGCGCAGTTTGATGCCTTTTCCGGAGCTTCCGACAATTCCGGGCCAGCACCTGTGAGCCTCTCTGAAAATTTAATGCCTCTGGAGAGTACCACTGCAAACGAACCTTTTTACCTTATAGTGACATCGTTTTCGGAGGCTATAGGTCTGGAAATCTCAGGAAAACCCGAAATGGAATCTTCTTCAGTTGAAAGAGACCCTGAAACTCAAAAAGACAGACCTCTGTACAAGATATACGATTCCCTTGACATAAAAATTTACAAGCATACTCCCTGAATTTGCTTTTTTCTCGCCCGAATTGCGCCTCGGG
This window of the Methanosarcina mazei S-6 genome carries:
- a CDS encoding polysaccharide deacetylase family protein codes for the protein MKGSLSVTVDLEDWYHIPSVCSSPFSVYRNVDEFFRSWHGRYDYLSEPTKRVLDILDEFNVNATFFVVADTIEHYPGLVESIADRGHELACHGLSHACKIDPETKKQLMSVEEFEQRTLTAKKMLEKISGEKLIGYRAPNALVSGWMIDSLEKMGFKYDSSVSVNSFYNKTDSALRTVSSYPYYPEETELEAGIDRNFLEFPWAYCQHGLKFPASGGPMLRFLGSSFILDGLMQSLKRGHTIFYFHPLDISCARFPSLGNKRPFYWCIKGRLVEQRIRHILSKLDDVEKISLRDYPGVSCV